One genomic region from Leptospira tipperaryensis encodes:
- a CDS encoding sterol desaturase family protein, with product MLNLKTVVKRLGFPILFFAFVWILFQNPGNVWIGYGFLSFFAFLGVLLERFIPFEKKWNLKDSDLGSDVVFFLIQPILAPLTGSLITLITIQLMNYYGIVSPNMQSKSLSFQVILGMFLSGLIPYWLHRFAHVGDGFLWRAHSIHHSPKRLYWMNAFRSHPINTIWNTAGLLLPSVFLGMSAEAVLIVGLLNNFVSIFNHMNIDFRLGFLNKIINMNELHRWHHSQIPSEGNNNYSSGALSIWDQVFGSYFFPKRKMDSQSVGLFNPESYPSRSLIKQFLFPICKCS from the coding sequence ATGTTGAATCTAAAAACCGTTGTTAAACGACTTGGTTTTCCGATTTTATTTTTTGCGTTTGTTTGGATTCTTTTTCAGAACCCGGGAAACGTTTGGATCGGATATGGGTTTCTTTCCTTTTTTGCCTTTTTGGGAGTTCTTTTGGAACGATTTATCCCCTTTGAAAAAAAGTGGAACTTGAAAGATTCGGATTTAGGATCGGATGTGGTTTTCTTTTTAATCCAACCGATCTTAGCGCCTTTGACGGGAAGCCTTATCACTTTAATTACGATCCAACTTATGAATTACTATGGGATCGTTTCTCCCAATATGCAAAGTAAGTCTTTGTCATTCCAAGTCATTCTCGGAATGTTTTTGTCCGGTCTCATTCCTTATTGGCTTCATCGATTCGCACACGTTGGAGACGGTTTTCTTTGGAGAGCGCATTCCATTCACCATTCTCCAAAAAGATTGTATTGGATGAATGCCTTTCGTTCTCATCCGATTAACACGATCTGGAATACGGCGGGTTTATTGTTACCTTCTGTTTTTTTGGGGATGAGCGCGGAAGCGGTGCTAATCGTCGGTTTGTTGAATAACTTTGTATCGATCTTTAACCACATGAATATCGATTTTCGTTTGGGATTTCTAAATAAAATCATTAATATGAATGAATTGCATCGTTGGCATCATTCTCAAATTCCATCCGAAGGTAATAACAATTATAGCTCCGGAGCGCTTTCAATTTGGGATCAAGTTTTTGGATCTTACTTTTTTCCGAAGAGAAAAATGGATTCTCAATCCGTTGGTCTATTCAATCCGGAGTCGTATCCTTCAAGATCCTTAATCAAACAATTTTTGTTTCCGATCTGTAAATGTTCTTAA
- a CDS encoding ArsR/SmtB family transcription factor, giving the protein MKKNQGLDSEVQEFLSALASETRQSLLLSFTDGKEKTVGELVEVSGLGQSTISAHLNQLKKGGILIRRKSGKEVYYKPNREKILEHLTKLTGYLRGCC; this is encoded by the coding sequence ATGAAAAAAAATCAAGGATTGGATTCCGAAGTTCAAGAATTCTTATCCGCTTTAGCCAGCGAGACTCGCCAAAGTTTGCTTTTATCCTTTACCGATGGTAAAGAAAAAACTGTGGGAGAATTGGTCGAAGTTTCCGGTTTAGGACAATCTACGATTTCCGCACATTTGAATCAGTTGAAAAAGGGCGGGATTTTGATTCGGCGGAAATCGGGAAAGGAAGTCTATTATAAGCCGAACCGCGAAAAGATTTTGGAACACTTAACGAAACTGACCGGATATCTCCGCGGTTGTTGTTGA
- a CDS encoding 2OG-Fe(II) oxygenase, which produces MNYNFPMKNKAHVLKSLPGVGIHSKIERVDWSNVAQKLNEKGFAVVSKFISASDCKSLIRLYDQSELYRKTVIMERYRFGLGEYKYFDYPLPDSIQTLRENIYSYLAPIANSWMDLLQIEKKFPEKFSELQKLCRENKQTKPTALILKYGVGGFNTLHQDLYGEVYFPIQAAIFLNQPDQDYEGGEFVMTQTVPRAQSKAIVLKPKQGDMIFFTTNFRPMLGSKGYYRVQMKHGVSEIDSGERYTLGIIFHDATS; this is translated from the coding sequence ATGAACTATAATTTTCCAATGAAAAACAAGGCACACGTTCTCAAATCCCTTCCGGGAGTTGGGATCCATTCTAAGATCGAAAGAGTAGACTGGTCCAACGTTGCACAAAAACTAAATGAAAAAGGATTCGCGGTCGTTTCAAAATTTATTTCCGCTTCCGATTGTAAAAGCTTAATTCGACTTTACGATCAATCCGAATTGTATCGCAAAACCGTTATCATGGAAAGATATAGATTCGGATTGGGAGAATATAAATATTTCGATTACCCTTTGCCGGATTCCATACAAACCTTACGAGAAAACATCTATTCTTACCTGGCGCCAATAGCAAACTCTTGGATGGATTTATTGCAGATCGAAAAAAAGTTTCCCGAAAAATTTTCAGAACTCCAAAAACTCTGCCGTGAAAACAAACAGACAAAGCCAACTGCGTTGATCTTAAAATATGGAGTCGGCGGATTCAATACTTTACACCAAGACCTTTACGGAGAAGTTTACTTTCCGATACAAGCGGCTATCTTTCTCAATCAACCCGATCAAGACTACGAAGGAGGAGAGTTTGTGATGACACAAACCGTTCCAAGAGCTCAATCCAAAGCGATCGTCTTAAAACCGAAACAGGGAGATATGATTTTTTTCACGACGAACTTCAGGCCGATGTTGGGAAGCAAAGGTTATTATCGAGTTCAAATGAAACACGGCGTGAGTGAAATTGATTCCGGCGAACGCTATACTCTGGGAATCATATTTCACGACGCAACGAGCTAA
- a CDS encoding Ada metal-binding domain-containing protein, which produces MILHIEIDEKNLIKEIRNRNILFGGNLRLRIYGKLHCSSGKRMKKENRVFFNSKQEAEKNRFRPCGHCMKEEYRIWKKQFL; this is translated from the coding sequence ATGATTCTTCATATAGAAATCGATGAAAAAAATCTGATAAAGGAAATCAGAAATCGTAATATTCTATTCGGAGGTAATCTTAGATTGAGAATTTACGGAAAACTTCATTGCAGTTCCGGAAAAAGAATGAAGAAAGAAAATCGAGTCTTTTTCAATTCAAAACAGGAAGCCGAAAAAAATAGATTCCGTCCCTGCGGACATTGTATGAAGGAAGAATATCGGATTTGGAAGAAACAATTCCTTTGA
- a CDS encoding nuclear transport factor 2 family protein: MKVVKFLITFFVTTALFANNEETSLKTLIQEFVTAGDERNVNKLENILHKDFRLYAFVGNANQPWEMNREGYLGALKEGKIGGKPRTLKITALKSEGNLAYATLSMKSSEMTFVVNQQWIKTDSGWRLLQDLANAQILKK; this comes from the coding sequence ATGAAGGTTGTAAAGTTTTTAATCACCTTTTTTGTGACGACGGCGCTTTTTGCTAATAACGAGGAAACGTCCTTAAAAACGTTGATTCAGGAGTTCGTAACAGCGGGCGACGAGAGAAACGTAAATAAATTGGAGAATATTTTGCATAAGGACTTTCGTCTTTACGCTTTTGTCGGAAACGCAAATCAGCCCTGGGAAATGAATCGGGAAGGATATCTTGGCGCTTTGAAAGAAGGAAAAATCGGCGGAAAACCGAGGACGTTAAAGATCACTGCTCTAAAGAGCGAAGGAAATCTTGCCTATGCAACGTTGTCCATGAAATCCAGTGAAATGACTTTTGTGGTAAATCAACAATGGATCAAAACCGATTCCGGTTGGAGACTTTTGCAAGATCTTGCAAACGCTCAAATCCTGAAAAAATAA
- a CDS encoding RidA family protein, producing the protein MSNRAVRSSEVYSTSEFGFSQGIVTYSPRTIYLSGIVAWDQKRRLPEPDNFETQTTLIFENLKLLLKSEGASLDDVLRLEVFIVGIDPVKLSAYSKIAAKNFNSGHKPASTVVGVEALARKELMIEIQATASIR; encoded by the coding sequence TTGTCAAATAGAGCCGTCCGTTCATCCGAAGTTTACAGCACGTCGGAGTTCGGATTTTCTCAAGGAATCGTTACATACTCCCCAAGAACCATTTATCTTTCGGGGATCGTCGCCTGGGATCAGAAAAGACGACTTCCGGAACCTGACAATTTTGAAACGCAGACGACTCTGATTTTTGAAAATCTAAAACTCTTGCTCAAATCGGAAGGCGCAAGCTTGGACGATGTTCTTCGTCTTGAGGTCTTTATCGTAGGGATCGATCCGGTGAAACTGAGCGCCTACTCAAAGATTGCAGCGAAGAATTTTAATTCAGGACATAAGCCGGCTTCGACCGTGGTCGGGGTAGAGGCGCTCGCGAGAAAAGAGCTTATGATTGAAATTCAAGCGACTGCTTCGATTCGGTAA
- a CDS encoding MarR family winged helix-turn-helix transcriptional regulator — translation MVLVKDAYGFLIVRSNRLFRLHFQRLCQRNDIDISQEQWFLLNKIAHSEGLTQGDLTDDLFGDKPNISRMVEKMEQKGWIRRVNDSTDNRILRLHLTKKGSATHERMVSIVGEERNKIYAGLSSKDFKDFERIIGILEKNLLANL, via the coding sequence ATGGTTTTAGTAAAAGATGCCTATGGGTTTTTAATCGTCCGATCCAATCGTTTGTTTCGATTGCATTTTCAAAGACTTTGCCAACGGAACGACATCGATATCAGTCAGGAACAATGGTTTCTGCTAAATAAAATCGCTCATAGCGAAGGATTGACTCAGGGTGATTTGACCGACGATCTCTTCGGAGATAAACCGAACATCTCAAGAATGGTGGAGAAGATGGAACAAAAAGGTTGGATCAGAAGAGTAAACGATTCGACCGATAATCGAATTTTACGTCTCCATCTTACGAAGAAAGGAAGCGCAACTCACGAAAGGATGGTGAGTATAGTAGGGGAAGAACGAAATAAAATATACGCAGGTTTAAGTTCCAAGGATTTCAAGGACTTCGAGAGAATCATCGGAATCTTGGAGAAGAACCTCCTTGCGAATTTATAG
- a CDS encoding NAD(+)/NADH kinase, which produces MSVEYAIIVKNKTRLEALVERFNTKQQAKFYIERLGGKFEEYEIEHEIFHQSLDVIQKKLSNTIKYKIVERIFVPSFLFSEKNLIVTIGQDGLVANTAKYSKGVPIVAVNPDAERYDGVLLPFNPHNFISGVENVMSGHFSSKTVSFAEAKLNDGQRLLAFNDLFIGPSSHTSARYKISYDQNSEEQSSSGIIVSTPSGSTGWLSSIFNMAYGVTGLFEKELTLKRPALKEDQLLFAVREPFQSVRTQIGITAGVLTNKFPLTVESLMPVGGVIFSDGIESDYLKFNSGMIATIGVSKENATLVLKG; this is translated from the coding sequence ATGAGCGTTGAGTATGCGATCATTGTAAAAAATAAAACTAGGCTCGAGGCTCTTGTTGAAAGATTCAATACGAAACAACAGGCCAAGTTTTATATCGAAAGATTGGGCGGAAAGTTCGAAGAATACGAAATCGAACACGAGATCTTTCATCAATCCCTCGATGTAATTCAAAAGAAACTTTCCAATACGATTAAATATAAAATTGTAGAAAGGATTTTTGTTCCTTCTTTTCTTTTCTCCGAAAAGAATCTAATCGTTACGATCGGACAAGACGGCCTCGTAGCCAATACCGCCAAATACTCGAAGGGAGTTCCTATCGTCGCGGTCAATCCGGATGCGGAAAGATACGATGGGGTTTTACTTCCATTTAATCCTCACAATTTTATTTCCGGAGTGGAGAATGTGATGAGCGGTCATTTTTCTTCCAAGACCGTAAGCTTTGCGGAAGCAAAGCTAAACGACGGACAGAGGCTTCTCGCGTTCAACGATCTTTTTATCGGACCTTCTTCCCATACTTCGGCTCGTTACAAAATTTCTTACGATCAAAACTCGGAAGAACAATCTTCCAGCGGAATCATCGTTTCTACTCCTTCAGGAAGCACAGGTTGGCTCAGTTCTATATTCAATATGGCTTATGGAGTTACAGGGCTTTTCGAAAAGGAGTTAACACTCAAACGCCCCGCTCTCAAAGAAGATCAGCTTTTGTTTGCGGTTCGAGAACCCTTTCAAAGCGTTCGAACACAAATCGGAATCACCGCAGGAGTTCTTACAAATAAATTTCCTCTGACCGTGGAATCTTTGATGCCTGTCGGCGGAGTTATCTTCAGCGATGGAATCGAATCGGACTATCTGAAATTTAACTCAGGTATGATCGCTACGATCGGGGTTTCGAAAGAGAATGCCACGTTGGTTCTAAAAGGCTAA
- a CDS encoding SPFH domain-containing protein, with translation MNYIQFDSMTHVILYKNGKVSKEGRGLSFFYFAPTSSISAIPLGSNDLPFIFNESTNDYQTVSIQGQITYKISNPKALSELLDFTVDATGTYKKNEIEKLNQRIINYAQTSTSSYIHGIGLKDSIRSAKTIETQILQGLQTSPAISTLGIEILNVNILAIRPNPEMERALETETREKLQQEADQAIYERRNFAVEQERKIKESELNTEIAVEEKKKQISEKQMEAKIMEADNKRKLREMQVQADIAVEEQRKKFIDTKTANQRKEAETQGFVTETTLKPFRDIDWRTLVALNNNPDPRFNIALAFRQLAENAEKIGNLNISPDLLENLLQEKKDSKK, from the coding sequence ATGAACTATATACAATTCGATTCGATGACGCACGTAATTCTTTATAAGAACGGAAAGGTTTCGAAAGAAGGAAGAGGGCTTTCCTTTTTTTATTTCGCACCCACGAGTTCGATTTCCGCGATTCCTCTCGGAAGCAACGATTTACCTTTTATATTCAACGAATCCACAAACGACTATCAGACGGTTTCGATTCAAGGGCAGATCACCTATAAGATTTCGAATCCTAAGGCTCTATCCGAACTTCTCGATTTTACAGTCGATGCAACGGGAACTTATAAAAAGAATGAAATCGAAAAACTCAATCAGAGAATCATCAATTACGCGCAGACTTCCACTTCTTCATACATCCACGGGATCGGACTAAAGGATTCGATTCGTTCCGCAAAGACGATTGAAACCCAGATTCTTCAAGGACTCCAAACTTCTCCTGCTATCTCCACTTTGGGAATTGAAATTCTCAACGTAAACATTCTTGCAATTCGTCCCAATCCCGAAATGGAACGAGCGCTCGAAACCGAAACGAGAGAAAAGCTTCAACAAGAAGCGGATCAAGCGATCTACGAAAGAAGAAACTTCGCGGTAGAACAAGAGCGCAAAATCAAAGAAAGCGAATTGAATACTGAGATTGCGGTAGAAGAAAAGAAAAAACAAATTTCTGAAAAGCAGATGGAAGCGAAGATCATGGAAGCGGATAACAAAAGAAAACTCCGCGAAATGCAGGTTCAAGCCGATATCGCGGTCGAAGAACAAAGGAAAAAATTTATCGATACGAAAACGGCGAACCAAAGAAAGGAAGCGGAGACCCAGGGGTTTGTCACTGAAACTACCTTAAAACCGTTTCGAGACATCGACTGGAGAACGTTAGTCGCTTTGAATAACAATCCGGACCCACGCTTCAATATCGCTCTCGCTTTCAGACAACTCGCCGAAAACGCCGAAAAGATCGGTAACCTCAATATCAGTCCGGATCTTTTAGAGAATCTTCTTCAGGAGAAAAAAGATTCTAAAAAATGA
- the lfb1 gene encoding LIC10280 family protein: protein MFRIVSRLFIVAFVFGFISTASAQISQINPSSISGKYKVAGTNPDGSSYGGSVTITQSNGEYLFTWTVAGQTFTGTGSLDGSTLTVDWGQTDPVIYEVKNGGRLLEGTWAGGSATETLRK from the coding sequence ATGTTTCGAATCGTTTCAAGGCTTTTCATCGTTGCTTTCGTGTTCGGTTTTATCTCAACTGCGAGCGCGCAGATCAGTCAAATCAACCCATCCTCTATCAGCGGCAAATACAAAGTTGCCGGAACCAACCCTGACGGTTCCTCTTACGGTGGATCTGTTACGATCACTCAATCGAATGGAGAATATCTTTTCACTTGGACCGTCGCCGGGCAAACGTTTACGGGAACAGGATCTTTAGATGGAAGTACTCTTACGGTTGATTGGGGACAAACCGACCCGGTCATATACGAAGTGAAGAATGGCGGACGTCTCTTAGAAGGAACGTGGGCCGGTGGAAGCGCCACGGAGACTTTAAGAAAATAA
- a CDS encoding PaaI family thioesterase → MSKEFKAKDPNYLDRVHKIFHQANFINLLEIQIDSVAPGELNSFVEIKDKHLQQNGYVHAGVISTLADHSAGGAAGTLVGEKQVVLTLEFKINLLRTGIGNRLRCEAKVFYHGATVIVVNSDVYAIHRNREKHIARATVTMMAVVGSQYSGG, encoded by the coding sequence ATGAGCAAAGAATTCAAAGCAAAAGATCCTAACTATCTAGATCGAGTTCACAAAATTTTTCATCAGGCCAACTTTATCAATCTCCTCGAAATCCAAATCGATTCGGTCGCTCCGGGAGAATTGAATAGTTTTGTCGAAATCAAGGACAAACACCTCCAACAGAACGGTTATGTTCACGCAGGTGTGATCTCTACCCTCGCCGATCACTCCGCAGGAGGCGCGGCGGGAACGTTAGTCGGCGAGAAACAAGTCGTATTGACGCTGGAATTTAAGATCAATCTTTTAAGAACCGGAATCGGAAACCGACTTCGTTGTGAGGCGAAGGTCTTTTATCACGGAGCCACGGTGATCGTCGTCAATTCGGACGTTTACGCAATTCATAGAAATCGTGAAAAACATATCGCAAGGGCGACGGTTACGATGATGGCGGTGGTGGGAAGTCAGTATAGCGGAGGTTAG
- a CDS encoding acyl-CoA dehydrogenase family protein has product MIISNYFQDNEDLKLVFDELIDWDEIVHAFEHNFEDAEEYKKTGNERLAYAPSNVEEAKEYYKSILESLGEIMGEFVAPRSKEMDQIGLKYENGKVTFPKAQEECYNTLRDAGLMPISISRKYGGMGLPATVQSFMCEIAARADAAFCLAYGNINIVEIMERYASPEMCEKWIPEIAAGKYSAAMALTEPNYGSDLPNVQTRAVQDANGVWRITGAKRFITHACGYVNAPSVILTLARTGTPESGARGLSFFLVKGSDVHVAGVEHKMGLHCSPTCEVVFENSPGELIGKTGYGLVKYSMGMMNAARLTIATQSLGIASAAYFEAKKYASERIQFGKAIEQIPAVKKMLDRMEREILATRVLIVETGKAIDLYHWPKEHLIKIEGKTERDANQDENIRRWEKLADLFTPLSKYYASEGCVSISSDALQIHGGSGYTEDYDVARIYRDSRITTIYEGTTQLQVVAAIGGVVSGMSPAGQLRQYGESELAKFSASEDLKKVWSDLENAVTAYKSIQDGNVKDSLAFEVVEVAARFICGMLLERSLKVLSGKELEKRKTLSQAYNLDSLATANANLFKLERASKQAVPA; this is encoded by the coding sequence ATGATCATCAGTAATTACTTTCAGGACAACGAAGATCTCAAACTCGTATTTGATGAGTTGATCGACTGGGATGAAATTGTCCACGCATTCGAACATAACTTCGAAGACGCAGAAGAATACAAAAAGACCGGAAATGAACGACTAGCATACGCGCCTTCGAACGTAGAGGAAGCCAAAGAATACTATAAGTCCATATTGGAATCCTTAGGAGAAATTATGGGAGAATTTGTAGCTCCCAGAAGTAAGGAAATGGATCAGATCGGACTCAAATATGAGAACGGAAAGGTGACATTCCCTAAGGCGCAAGAAGAATGTTATAATACTCTGCGAGACGCAGGTCTTATGCCGATTTCCATCAGCAGAAAATACGGTGGAATGGGTTTGCCCGCAACGGTTCAGTCCTTTATGTGCGAGATTGCGGCTCGGGCCGATGCCGCTTTCTGTCTTGCCTACGGAAACATCAATATCGTGGAAATCATGGAACGTTATGCGTCACCGGAGATGTGCGAGAAGTGGATTCCCGAAATTGCCGCAGGAAAATACAGCGCGGCGATGGCTTTGACCGAACCTAACTACGGATCCGATCTTCCTAACGTGCAAACAAGGGCCGTTCAGGACGCAAACGGAGTCTGGAGAATCACCGGAGCAAAACGTTTTATTACACACGCTTGCGGTTATGTTAACGCTCCTTCCGTAATTCTTACGTTAGCGAGAACGGGAACGCCCGAAAGCGGCGCAAGAGGTCTTTCTTTCTTTTTAGTAAAAGGAAGCGACGTTCACGTTGCCGGAGTCGAACACAAGATGGGACTTCATTGTTCTCCGACTTGCGAAGTTGTCTTTGAAAATTCTCCAGGAGAATTGATCGGAAAAACCGGATACGGTCTTGTGAAGTATTCTATGGGAATGATGAACGCGGCGCGTCTTACGATCGCGACTCAATCTTTAGGAATCGCAAGCGCGGCATATTTCGAAGCGAAGAAATACGCATCCGAAAGAATTCAATTCGGAAAGGCGATCGAACAAATTCCCGCGGTGAAAAAAATGTTGGATCGAATGGAAAGAGAAATTCTCGCAACGAGAGTTCTTATCGTCGAAACCGGAAAGGCGATCGATCTTTATCACTGGCCGAAAGAACATCTGATCAAAATAGAAGGCAAGACGGAAAGAGACGCCAATCAAGACGAGAACATTCGTCGCTGGGAAAAACTCGCCGACCTTTTCACTCCACTCAGCAAATACTACGCATCGGAAGGATGTGTGTCGATTTCATCGGACGCGCTTCAGATTCACGGTGGAAGCGGTTATACGGAAGATTACGACGTCGCAAGAATTTACAGAGACAGTCGAATCACGACAATCTACGAAGGAACCACGCAGCTTCAAGTTGTCGCGGCGATCGGAGGAGTTGTATCCGGGATGTCTCCTGCAGGACAGCTCAGACAATATGGAGAATCGGAACTCGCAAAATTCTCCGCGTCCGAAGATCTTAAAAAAGTTTGGAGCGATTTGGAAAATGCGGTTACTGCATACAAATCGATTCAAGACGGAAACGTAAAAGATTCTTTGGCGTTTGAAGTCGTGGAAGTCGCTGCACGATTTATCTGCGGAATGCTTTTAGAGAGATCTCTGAAAGTATTGAGTGGAAAAGAACTCGAAAAGAGAAAGACCCTTTCTCAGGCGTATAACTTAGACAGCCTCGCGACCGCAAACGCGAATCTGTTCAAGTTGGAAAGAGCTTCGAAACAAGCAGTTCCGGCCTAA
- a CDS encoding TolC family protein: protein MFSFPIVFCFLFSVLNCTDDSAIRTNDGIVEPRLEEVSGVTTEKIRTITPEQELSIEDLYAFAVERTERIALKEEAIQQADSQKAAAFASFFPSLSLVYNKFYRVPGPNHQFNPYYTEPSPYTGNSSSSLPPTVGPGTRLLLSIPILNGVSQYTTYKAAGALTKVRMNEARYESGRLYLEIAQAYYNVLQLKEIIQLEEKKTDLVRKTSQERRRLFSLGRITRGDLSGSEADFSRSEASLEDFRYQLKQSEMALESLVGAGEGGLRLAIPKEVISIPQNLLPEERIAKRYDVIAAKENLKMAELNLKKAWGGHLPSVTLNNYYTIPEHNTTPNKDITMQLSINVPLLSAGTITAGVKQAESAVRQAELQLSQAKRIATDEIRKAYESSLNSARLLNLYSKARNSAESNLSSHRRAFSFKSTSRLELLVSETSFLDSEIAYRKAYYQHSLNTIWYGVAIGELPKLKKSREEDKTGG, encoded by the coding sequence ATTTTTTCCTTTCCGATCGTATTTTGTTTTTTGTTTTCGGTTCTGAATTGTACCGATGATTCTGCGATTCGAACCAACGATGGAATTGTGGAACCTCGGCTGGAAGAAGTCAGCGGCGTCACAACCGAAAAGATCAGAACGATCACTCCGGAACAAGAACTGAGCATAGAAGATTTATACGCGTTTGCAGTGGAAAGAACGGAGAGGATCGCGCTCAAAGAAGAAGCGATTCAACAAGCGGATTCTCAAAAGGCTGCGGCCTTTGCTTCCTTTTTTCCGTCCTTGTCCTTGGTTTATAATAAATTCTACAGAGTTCCGGGGCCGAATCACCAATTCAATCCTTACTACACAGAGCCGAGTCCTTACACAGGAAATTCTTCCAGTAGTTTGCCGCCGACGGTCGGACCGGGAACAAGGCTTTTGCTTTCGATTCCGATCTTAAACGGAGTGAGCCAATACACGACTTATAAGGCGGCGGGAGCTCTTACAAAAGTGAGAATGAACGAAGCCCGTTACGAATCCGGAAGATTGTATCTTGAAATCGCACAAGCATATTATAATGTTCTTCAGTTAAAAGAAATCATTCAATTGGAAGAAAAGAAAACGGATCTTGTTCGAAAGACGAGTCAGGAAAGAAGAAGGCTCTTTTCCTTGGGAAGAATTACTCGAGGAGATCTGAGCGGATCCGAAGCGGATTTCTCCCGGTCCGAGGCTTCTTTAGAAGACTTTCGATATCAGCTCAAACAGAGCGAGATGGCCCTGGAAAGCCTTGTCGGCGCCGGAGAAGGTGGTCTGCGACTTGCTATTCCAAAGGAAGTGATCTCGATTCCTCAAAATCTTCTTCCGGAAGAAAGAATCGCAAAACGATACGACGTCATCGCGGCCAAAGAAAATCTAAAAATGGCGGAACTCAATCTCAAAAAAGCTTGGGGCGGGCATCTTCCTTCGGTAACGTTAAACAACTATTATACGATCCCGGAACACAATACGACCCCCAACAAAGACATCACGATGCAACTTTCGATCAACGTTCCTTTGTTATCCGCAGGAACGATCACGGCCGGGGTCAAACAGGCTGAGTCGGCTGTCAGGCAGGCAGAATTGCAGTTGTCTCAAGCCAAAAGAATTGCGACCGATGAAATTCGTAAGGCCTATGAAAGTTCTCTGAACTCGGCTCGTTTGTTGAATTTATATTCCAAGGCTCGAAATTCCGCCGAATCCAATCTAAGCAGTCATAGAAGGGCCTTCAGTTTTAAATCGACTTCCCGACTCGAGTTGCTTGTTTCCGAGACTTCCTTTTTGGATTCCGAAATTGCGTATCGAAAAGCGTATTATCAACATTCTCTCAATACGATTTGGTATGGAGTTGCGATCGGAGAGCTCCCGAAATTAAAAAAATCGAGAGAAGAGGATAAGACCGGGGGTTAG